The following proteins are co-located in the Stegostoma tigrinum isolate sSteTig4 chromosome 39, sSteTig4.hap1, whole genome shotgun sequence genome:
- the LOC132206623 gene encoding probable G-protein coupled receptor 139, with translation MHGIPKGLAFAIYYPIIAAIGIPANLAVIVILVKRRCGLSKCVTFYLVSMAVADLLLIISGAVLNRISGIFFPLSFLSITPICSLRIAFIYAAIDCSAWLTVAFTFDRFVAICCQKLKTKYCNGKAAQRIIGIIYTLSCLRNTFLYFIYEPLYIINSVPWFCGIKVAFYTSVAWDIFDWLLVIFTPCLPFILILLLNALTVRHILSANRARRRLQVQRNGEDQNDPEVQRRAKSIVLLFAISGSFMLLYLLYFITIVYVRVVDVTYFSGSDFSDTTFLLEENGYMLQFLSSCINPFIYVGTQRKFRDELKKGWFKVLAILPTKVRKLTLCSINLLFADCPGLSKYFCSLALPQLHLSAKLSLHHLQTWQKCPHMLRSDSVVLTATNTPDVRSIFLGINPRKALDFDCVPSRALRFHTGKLVRAINIPRQPQPPLPPLRIFLPLWNELILRYIQKDLPLMFIIILGDLPVAGNCIGCDVQSRVNYNSQAPQITDQSRSKYNKTWTAARIGLTSDK, from the exons ATGCACGGAATACCAAAGGGTTTGGCGTTTGCAATATACTATCCAATCATTGCAGCTATTGGCATTCCAG CAAACTTAGCTGTTATTGTAATACTGGTTAAGAGAAGGTGCGGACTCTCCAAATGTGTCACATTCTATCTGGTCTCCATGGCCGTGGCGGATCTGTTACTCATTATCTCCGGTGCAGTATTAAATCGGatttctgggattttttttccactcagTTTCCTGTCTATAACACCAATATGCAGTCTCCGCATTGCATTTATCTATGCAGCCATTGACTGCTCTGCCTGGTTAACAGTTGCTTttacctttgatcgatttgtggctatttgttgtcagaagctcaaaacaaaatactgcaacgGAAAGGCGGCTCAGCGCATCATCGGAATAATTTACACTCTCAGCTGTCTAAGgaatacatttttgtattttatttatGAACCTTTATACATCATTAACAGTGTTCCCTGGTTCTGTGGCATAAAGGTAGCATTTTATACGTCAGTTGCTTGGGATATATTCGACTGGCTTCTTGTCATTTTTACTCCTTGTCTTCCTTTTATTCTAATATTgctactcaacgcactgaccgtCAGGCACATTCTGTCAGCCAATAGAGCTCGCAGGAGACTCCAGGTACAAAGAAATGGAGAGGATCAGAACGATCCAGAGGTACAGAGGAGGGCGAAGTCCATTGTTTTACTTTTTGCTATTTCAGGCAGTTTCATGTTGTTATATTTGTTATATTTTATCACAATTGTCTATGTTCGGGTGGTTGATGTTACTTATTTCTCAGGTTCTGACTTTAGTGACACAACATTCCTTCTGGAAGAAAATGGATATATGCTTCAATTTTTGAGTTCCTGCATCAACCCGTTTATTTATGTGGGAACACAGCGTAAATTCAGGGACGAGTTAAAAAAAGG TTGGTTTAAAGTTCTAGccattcttccaaccaaagtgcgtAAGCTCACATTGTGTTCCATCAACCTCTTGTTTGCTGACTGTCCTGGTCTGTCCAAGTATTTCTGCAGCCTTGCACTTCCTCAACTTCACCTGTCTGCCAAGCTATcattgcatcatctgcaaacgtggCAAAAATGCCCTCATATGCTTCGTTCAGATT CTGTGGTGCTCACAGCAACTAATACGCCAGATGTCAGATCGATCTTCCTTggaatcaacccaaggaaagcactgGATTTTGACTgtgtccccagccgagcactcagattCCATACAGGCAAACTAGTgcgag CCATTAACatccctcgtcagccacagcCACCCCTGCcaccccttaggatctttcttcctctttggaatgaactgattcTGCGTTATATCCAGAAagacctgccatt GATGtttatcatcatcctgggggaTTTACCAGTGGCCGGCAACTGCATTGG ATGTGATGTGCAATCACGAGTCAACTACAATTCTCAAGCTCCTCAGATCACCGATCAGTCCAGATCCAAATACAACAAGACGTGGACAGCAGccaggattgggctgacaagtgacaagtaa